GCCGTCGCGGCGGCCCGCGGAGCAATTCCGGAGTGAGGGAACGCCGAGCCACAGCGAGGCGCCGACAGGCGGGGCAGAGCGTTTTGGTTACTTTTGCGCTTTTCAAAAGTGACCCGCTGTAAGAGCGGAACCCATAGCGGCCATCACCCAAATAACGGATATACACTCAAAAAAAAGCCCCACAAATGCGGGGCCAAAAAAGGTGCAGCAGTCATGCCTTAGGGCGACGATCCATCACATGGCAAGCCTTCCCCTCAGACCGCTTGATCGAATGCAGCGGCTGCAAAACGATACGCGAGCTGATCCCGATATACGTCTTGATGTGCTTGCTCAACTCACTGGACACCGCTCTCTGCTGTTCATCATCCAGGTGCTGATGTTCAGCCTTGAGCTCCACATGCACATCCACGCTATCGAGGTTCCCATTACGATACAGATGAATCTCATAACACTCCGAAAGCTGTTTTATTTTAAGCACCTGCTCCTCAATCTGCGTGGGAAACACATTAACCCCACGAATAATCAGCATGTCATCGCTGCGCCCAGTGATCTTGTCGATACGCCGCATCGGCCGCGCAGTCCCCGGCAGCAACCGGGTCAAATCCCGGGTGCGATAACGAATCATCGGCAACGCCTCCTTGCTCAAGGAGGTAAACACCAGCTCGCCCATCTGCCCGTCCGGCAGCACCTCACCCGTCACCGGGTCGATGATTTCCGGGTAAAAGTGATCCTCCCAGATCGTCGGCCCATCCTTGGTCTGCGCACATTCCATGGCCACACCCGGGCCCATGATTTCCGAAAGCCCGTAAATATCCAGCGCCGTGATCCCCAGCCGCGCCTCGATCGCGCTGCGCAACTCAGCGGTCCACGGCTCGGCACCAAAGATCCCCAACCGCAACGCCAGCTTGTGCGGATCAATGCCCTGGCGCTCGATTTCATCGGCAATGTTCAGCATGTAGGAGGGCGTGACCATGATGATGTCCGGCTGGAAATCCTTGATCAGTTGCACCTGTTTTTCAGTCTGCCCACCGGACATCGGAATCACCGTACACCCCAGTCGTTCCGCACCGTAGTGGGCGCCGAGGCCGCCGGTAAACAGCCCGTAGCCATAGGAAATATGCACCTTGTCGCCACGCCGCCCGCCAGCAGCGCGAATCGAACGGGCCACCACATTGGCCCAGGTGTCGATGTCGTTCTGGGTGTAACCGACCACCGTCGGTTTGCCGGTGGTGCCACTGGAAGCATGCAGGCGCACCACCTCGTTCATCGGTACGGCAAACATGCCGTAGGGGTAGCTGTCGCGCAGGTCGCTCTTGGTGGTGAACGGGAATTTGGCCAGGTCGTCCAGGGACTTGATGTCATCGGGGTGCACCCCCAGCGCGTCGAAGCGCTGACGGTACAGCGGTACGTTCTGGTAGGCGTGGCGCAGGCTCCAGCGCAGGCGCTCCAGTTGGTGGGCGCGCAGTTGGTCGACGCTGGCGGTTTCCAGCGGGTCCAGCACAGGGTTAAGCACGGCGTTTGGAATAGGCATGTTCATGAGTTCACTCGAATTATTTTTGTGTATCAGCCCACCGCACACCGCGGGCTTTGAGTGCATGCCCCAAGGATACCGCTAGGCTCCCCGGGAATCGCGAATCTTTAGTCGGACAACCGCTCGATGATCAGCGCGATGCCCTGGCCCACGCCGATGCACATGGTGCACAGGGCGTAGCGGCCGCCACGTTCCTCCAGTTCATGCAGGGCAGTGGTCACCAGCCGTGCACCGCTCATCCCCAGCGGGTGGCCAAGGGCAATGGCGCCGCCGTTGGGGTTCACCCGCGGGTCGTTGTCGCCCAGGCCCAGCTCGCGTAGCACCGCCAGGCCTTGGGCGGCGAAGGCTTCGTTGAGTTCGATCACGTCCATGTCCGCCAGGCTCAGGTTGGCCAGTTCCAGCACCTTGCGGGTCGCCGGCACCGGGCCGATGCCCATGATCCGTGGCTCCACGCCGGCGGTG
This genomic window from Pseudomonas sp. Bout1 contains:
- the paaK gene encoding phenylacetate--CoA ligase PaaK — its product is MNMPIPNAVLNPVLDPLETASVDQLRAHQLERLRWSLRHAYQNVPLYRQRFDALGVHPDDIKSLDDLAKFPFTTKSDLRDSYPYGMFAVPMNEVVRLHASSGTTGKPTVVGYTQNDIDTWANVVARSIRAAGGRRGDKVHISYGYGLFTGGLGAHYGAERLGCTVIPMSGGQTEKQVQLIKDFQPDIIMVTPSYMLNIADEIERQGIDPHKLALRLGIFGAEPWTAELRSAIEARLGITALDIYGLSEIMGPGVAMECAQTKDGPTIWEDHFYPEIIDPVTGEVLPDGQMGELVFTSLSKEALPMIRYRTRDLTRLLPGTARPMRRIDKITGRSDDMLIIRGVNVFPTQIEEQVLKIKQLSECYEIHLYRNGNLDSVDVHVELKAEHQHLDDEQQRAVSSELSKHIKTYIGISSRIVLQPLHSIKRSEGKACHVMDRRPKA